In the bacterium genome, CTCCCCACACAGCCGCCGTTCCAAGCGTTTGGCCCAACATCCTGTTCATCCGGACCTCCTTCGTTTGCGTTTTTTGAATCAATTGCCGACTAGCAAAACAAAGCCGTGGCTATTAAACCACGACGGCGATATTTTTGTCAAATTTTGTCGCGAGAAAGTAGAGGGTGGAAAGTAGAGAATAGAAATTTGCGAAAACAGGGAGCACCGGATGTCTACCACTGTTCAGCCTCTCCATCTGATGCCGCATAGGCCCAACTCCACCCCCACAAGAATCACTCACGCCTCAAAATTTTACGCATAGCGAGAGGTGTTTTGGAAATGACGAGCCGAGTAGAAAAATGCAGCTGTCTGAGGCCGAGCCAGAGGCGAGGCCGAGTTCTGCATTTTTCGTAGACGAGGCGACATCATTTCCAAACACCGAAGCTCGAGCGTGAAATTTTGAGGCGTGAGTGGTTCCGCTCTCCACTTTCTATTTCAGCTTCGACCGTCGCAAAAACGCTGGCACCGCGGACCAATCGTCGTCATCCTCTTCCTTCGGCACGGTCTTCTTTTCCTCTTCGCGCTTGGGCGCTGGAGGTTCTGGCGGGGGGGTCGGGATTGCGTTGAAGATCTTGCCGCGCACTTCCTCTTTGCTCATTGAGGAGAGCGGCACGTTGCCGAGTCCGGTCGTCTCTCTTGAGAAGGCGCCGTCCGGAAAGCCGGAGGCGATGACCGTGATGCGGATTTCATTTTTTTTAAGTCGGTCGTCCTTGAACGCGCCGAAGATGACCTTAGCCGACGGGTCAATCGACTCGGTAATGACCTTCGCCGCCTCTTGAATCTCAAGCATGCCGAGGTCGTCGCCACCAGCGATCGCAAAGAGGACGCCCTTTGCACCGCTGATCGAGAGGTCAAGAAGCGGCGAGTTGATCGCGGCGCGCGCAGCTTCCTCGGCCCGGCGATCTCCGCCCGCGGTGCCGATACCCATGAGCGCCGAGCCTGCATTTTCAAGCACGGCGCGGATATCGGCGAAGTCAACATTAATGATGCCGGGCATGATGATAAGGTCAGAGAGCCCTTCGACGGCTTGTTTGAGGATCTCGTCGGACATGGCGAAAGCGTTGCGGAAGGTCGTCTCTTTTTCGACAACGGCAAGCAGTCGGTCGTTCGGGATCACGATCATAGCATCAACTTCCTTGCGTAGGTTCTCGAGCCCCTCCATGGCGAGGCGGTTGCGCTGTGCGCCCTCGAAAGCGAATGGCCGCGTGACGACGGCCACGGTGAGCGCGCCGAGTTCTTTTGCGGTGCGGGCGACGACGGGCGACGCGCCCGTTCCCGTGCCACCTCCCATGCCGCCAGCGATGAAGACCATATCGGCTCCTTTTATCGCCTCCTGGATTTCCTCTTTTGTTTCCTCTGCGGCTCTCTTACCGAGCTCGGCATTCATGCCGGTACCGAGGCCTTTGGTGAGATTTTTGCCGATGTGGATTTTTCGCTTCGCGGCGGAATGGTGGAGATCCTGCGCGTCGGTATTGACCACGATGAATTCAACTCCCTTGACCTTTGAGTTGATCATGTGGTTGATCGCGTTGCGGCCCGAACCGCCGACGCCGACGACGCGGATTCGGGCAAATGTTTCGACGTCGGGATTGATTTTGGGCATAGGCGCGACATTTCGAAATTTCGATATATCGAAATGTAATGAAGTACGGGCAGTCTAACAGCAGAGTCTTGGTTTGGCAAATACTTGACAGCAAGATAAGAGAGGTGCGTGGTACTCAGTCGCAGCGTTTGTCAATTCTGTTCGTATTTGAATTTTTTAGCAGTTTAAGCCCAATTTTATTCAAAAAGCAGGAGTGTGGTCATCGCGCCGACGCCGAGGAGAAGGGCGAGGAATTGGGCGAGCGAGGCACCGGTAGCTCGCGTCTTGTGAAGCTCGGGGACGAGGTCCGCGGCGGCGATGTAGATGAAACCGCCAGCGGCGATGGGGACAAGGGGGAGGGTGAGGGCGCCGCTTGTCTCACCGAGGAGGAGCGAGATTACAACACCGAGAACCGCGAGGACCGCCGAAAGGAAATTTAAAAATAGCGCACGACCGCGTGTAAAACCAGCGTGGAGGAGTACCCCAAAGTCACCGATCTCCTGTGGGATTTCGTGGAGGATCACGGCGATCGTCGTTGCGATACCAAGCTCGATTCCCGCAAGATAGCTTGCGCCGATGATGAGGCCATCGAGGAGGTTGTGGAAGCCGTCTGAGATGAGGACGAGATAACCGGCGGGTTGTATCGCGTTTGATGCCGTACGTATCGTGCCGTGCTCGAGCGCGCCGTGATGCTCGCGTGCTTCGTCGCACTCCGCCTCAGTATGGAAGTGGTGCCAGTGTAGTACGCGTTCAATCACAAAAAAGAAGAGAAATCCTCCAAGTACGAGGAAGCTAGATTTCGTGGCGCTGCCGAGCGTCTCGATGCTCTCGGGCAGAAGGTGGAGTAGCGCGTCGCCGAGGAGCGCGCCTGCGGCGAGGCTGACGAGAATTGCGAGCACGCGCCGCAGAGAGTGCTCGCCGAGCGAGAACGTAAAGAGACCCGCGAAAGAAACAAGGCTCACGAGAATGACGCTTGCAAGCGCGAGGAGAACGTAGGGAGGCATGCTCATTCGAAGTGTAACATAGACTGGCGAAGTACGAAATTGCTTAACATTTGACACTTGACTTTTGACATTTGACGACGACAGGCGTTCTCGTTCGTGGCCAATGGTCAAATGTTACAGGTCAAATGTCGTACACAGTGCTATACTGTCTCCGCCATGCTCTACACGCGAAAAGGAGACAAGGGGACGACGAAAACGCTCCGCTGCGATCAGCGCATTTCAAAGAGCGCGCCTGTTGCGGAGGCGCTCGGCGGCCTCGACGAGTGCAATTCGTGGATTGGGCTCTGCCGCGCGCGCGCAGGCGAGGCGGAGTTTCTCCTGCCGCGGGCAGGCACGCGAGGAGCGCGGAGCGCGGCCGAGGCGCTACTTCGGATGCAGGAGGCGCTGTTTATCGCGCAGGCGGAACTCGCAGGCGCGGACAAACGGCTCGCGAAGCGCCACGTGCTCACGCTCGAGCGGCTGACCGATGCGATCGAGCGCGAGCTCCCGCCGATCAAGAGCTTTTTCATTCCCGGCGCGACGGCGCTCGGCGCGCTCTTCGACGTCGCGCGTACCGTCGCGCGCCGCGCGGAACGGCGTGTCGTGAGTGCGAGCGAGAGTGGGGAAGCGCCGCTCTCGGTCTACACCCTACAGTATCTTAACCGCCTCTCGAGCGCGCTCTACGCGTTTGCGCGGTTTGCAAACAGTCAGGCGGGGGTTGCCGAGCGTCCACCATCATACCGGTAGGCTCTGATTGACGCACGGTCTTTTCTTGACCATGTGTCGACATCGTATATACTGTGCGCATGGAAACGACGATTCAAAAATGGGGAAATAGCCTGGCGGTGCGGTTGCCGCGCGCCCTCGTGGCTCATCATCGCCTCCACGAAGGTGTGCGCGTGGTCTTGCGTTCAAAGAAAGAGGGTCTCACGATCCGGGCAGTTTCGAGGCGTAGGCCGACCTTAAGAGAATTGGTCGATCAGATTACCCCAGAGAACAGGCACGAGGCAATCGACTGGGGTCCACCGGTCGGTAGAGAAATATGGTAACCACTTCGCGGAAGAGCTCACGCGGCCTGAATGTCCCCGAGCGAGGGGATCTTGTTTGGATGACCTTCAATCCCTCTCTGGGACATGAGCAGGGTAGTCGCCGGCCAGCCATCGTTCTTTCGTCGAGGTACTACAACGAACGAGTCGGCCTTGCGCTGGTGTGCCCCATTACCTCACAGCAGAAGGGATACCCGTTTGAGATTGCTCTGCCGCATGGCAAGGTGGAAGGAGTAATCTTGGCGGATCACGTGAGAAGCGTTGATTGGAAGCAGCGAAAAAGTGTTTTTATTACGACGGTACCAAGCGAGACTGTCTCTCGTGTGAGGGGGCGGCTCGTCGATCTTTTGACGGAAGATTAGACCTCTTGCATAACCCGTTTCGTGGCGAGGTTTTTGATTTTTGAGCGAGACGAGGAAGACAAGCAAAATGGTCCGACGGCGTACCTGTTGTACGGCGAGAACCATTTTGCGAAGTTTGACGAAGTCGCAGCCAAAAATCAAAAATCGCAGCAGGAGCGGGTTATGCAAGAGGTCTATCAAATACGGTGTCCATAGTTTAGTGGTAAAACTCCGCTCTGTGGAAGCGGCGTCGAGAGTTCGATTCTCTCTGGACACCCTTGACAATTTGTTTATATACTGATATGATCTACGTAGTTTTTTGATAGGTTTGCGAACATCTCCATAGCCCACAGGTGCTTATTTTTTTCGGCTTTTCTGGGCTATGGCGAGGCATAATCCATGTCCGTCAGTTAGCACTCGCTCCCCAAAAGGGACAGCAACCAGACTGGAGGAATCCACATGGACACGATCTTCACGGACGGCCAGTTGACGAAGGCGATCGAAACGATGCGGCAGAAGGACATGACGCCCGAGCGCTTCAATCGGCTTCTCGGCAGCGGCATTTTCGCCGATGTTTGCGATGTCGGAGCTTGTCTCGACGACCGCGATGCGGTTCGTATCGCACTCAAACTCGGCGTGGCTCTGTTTGACCAGACCGTCATTCTCGCAGTCAACTACAGCCAGTCCCTTGATCAGATGATCGCTACCGGTCACTACGACTGGGTCAACGGCGACATCACGGTCAAGCGTTTCCCGATCGTGGGCGAGGGTACCGTCGAGTTCGAGGCTCGGCTTTTCCACTTCAATCGCAGCATGTCCTCGGAGAACGCGGTCGAAAGGACGAGGAACGCCGATACCACGAACCCGTGGGAGCCAGCCAAGATCGAGCACGTGTTGTCCTTCGGTGCAAAGTATCCCGAAGAGCAGCGCAAGTACGCCATTATTGGTCTTGGTTCCGTCGCGGAGGTCGGTGGCGGCCGCGGCGTGCCGGACCTCCACCGGACGGACGCCGAGCGTAACCTCAACCTCCGCTGGTGGGGCGACGGCTGGGATGGCCGCTACCGTTTCCTCGCCGTTCGCAAACTGTCCTCGGCCGCTTAGGCCCTTAGGCCTCAGATTTTGGCGCTTGTGCCCCTTGGAAACTTTGGCCCTTATACCCCGCGCATGCTTGCATGCGCCGGTTCTGCTTTTATATAATAGACCTCTTCGGAAATTCCTTTCTGCAAAAAACGAGACAATTTCGCCACGAAAGGGGTTTCGAAAGAAGTCTAATGTCTTCTGATGACAGGTGAATAGATACCATTTTATTGGTCTCATTCACGGGTTATTGACTTTTAAGTGTTAAAGGACTATCATAAAAATCAGGCTGAACTATATGGCTACGAATAACCCTACCAAGAAGCGCATTCAGGAACTCAAGGCCGAGTACGACTCGCTTCGCAAGGGCAAGGAGTCTCTGCTCGTGATGGTAGACGAGGTTGAAATTCCGGAAGCGGTGTACAACTCAAACGCGATCGAAAACTCCACCCTGACTCTCAAGGAAACGGAAAAAATCCTCCTTGACATGGAGGTATCGCGCGACGTGTCAGTGCGCGAAGTGTTTGAGGCAAAAAATCTTGCTCGTGTCGTTGGCTATATCCGCACCAAGTCACAGGAAACTGAGATCGATAAAGAAACAATTTTGTTGCTCCACCAGATGCTGATTGGTGGCATACATGATCAGATCGCCGGACGTTTCCGCGCTAAAGGAGAATATGTTCGAATCGGCACGTACATCGCACCAGCTCCGGAGCATGTTGA is a window encoding:
- the ftsZ gene encoding cell division protein FtsZ, translated to MPKINPDVETFARIRVVGVGGSGRNAINHMINSKVKGVEFIVVNTDAQDLHHSAAKRKIHIGKNLTKGLGTGMNAELGKRAAEETKEEIQEAIKGADMVFIAGGMGGGTGTGASPVVARTAKELGALTVAVVTRPFAFEGAQRNRLAMEGLENLRKEVDAMIVIPNDRLLAVVEKETTFRNAFAMSDEILKQAVEGLSDLIIMPGIINVDFADIRAVLENAGSALMGIGTAGGDRRAEEAARAAINSPLLDLSISGAKGVLFAIAGGDDLGMLEIQEAAKVITESIDPSAKVIFGAFKDDRLKKNEIRITVIASGFPDGAFSRETTGLGNVPLSSMSKEEVRGKIFNAIPTPPPEPPAPKREEEKKTVPKEEDDDDWSAVPAFLRRSKLK
- a CDS encoding ZIP family metal transporter, whose amino-acid sequence is MPPYVLLALASVILVSLVSFAGLFTFSLGEHSLRRVLAILVSLAAGALLGDALLHLLPESIETLGSATKSSFLVLGGFLFFFVIERVLHWHHFHTEAECDEAREHHGALEHGTIRTASNAIQPAGYLVLISDGFHNLLDGLIIGASYLAGIELGIATTIAVILHEIPQEIGDFGVLLHAGFTRGRALFLNFLSAVLAVLGVVISLLLGETSGALTLPLVPIAAGGFIYIAAADLVPELHKTRATGASLAQFLALLLGVGAMTTLLLFE
- a CDS encoding cob(I)yrinic acid a,c-diamide adenosyltransferase → MLYTRKGDKGTTKTLRCDQRISKSAPVAEALGGLDECNSWIGLCRARAGEAEFLLPRAGTRGARSAAEALLRMQEALFIAQAELAGADKRLAKRHVLTLERLTDAIERELPPIKSFFIPGATALGALFDVARTVARRAERRVVSASESGEAPLSVYTLQYLNRLSSALYAFARFANSQAGVAERPPSYR
- a CDS encoding AbrB/MazE/SpoVT family DNA-binding domain-containing protein translates to METTIQKWGNSLAVRLPRALVAHHRLHEGVRVVLRSKKEGLTIRAVSRRRPTLRELVDQITPENRHEAIDWGPPVGREIW
- a CDS encoding type II toxin-antitoxin system PemK/MazF family toxin, with product MVTTSRKSSRGLNVPERGDLVWMTFNPSLGHEQGSRRPAIVLSSRYYNERVGLALVCPITSQQKGYPFEIALPHGKVEGVILADHVRSVDWKQRKSVFITTVPSETVSRVRGRLVDLLTED